In the genome of Flexistipes sinusarabici DSM 4947, one region contains:
- the rfbD gene encoding dTDP-4-dehydrorhamnose reductase yields the protein MILITGANGQLGTDFQKILNREKVDYIATDVDELDITNKNEIENFFKGKNIKIIINCAAYNNVDKAEKDSEICYKLNRDAPLYLAEAAQKTGAVFVTYSTDFVFDGTKSAPYKETDKPNPLSIYGRSKLEGEQAVLKIYNRSFVIRTSWVFGIANKNFNTQVIEWSKKNEELKIVDDQVSSPTYSYDLAVFSWMLINMGTFGLYHMSNGSEASKYDQAKYILEKIGWNGKLGRAKSSDFNLPAERPKYSKLDSEKLEKTVGKQIPDWKNAVDRYVEELNI from the coding sequence ATGATACTTATTACAGGAGCAAACGGACAGCTCGGTACTGACTTTCAAAAAATATTAAATCGTGAAAAAGTAGATTATATTGCGACTGATGTAGACGAATTGGATATAACGAATAAGAATGAAATTGAAAACTTTTTTAAAGGTAAAAATATCAAGATAATAATTAACTGTGCTGCTTATAATAATGTTGATAAAGCTGAAAAAGATTCCGAGATCTGTTACAAACTTAACAGGGATGCTCCACTGTATTTGGCTGAAGCTGCGCAAAAAACGGGAGCTGTTTTTGTAACATATTCCACAGATTTTGTTTTTGACGGCACCAAAAGTGCACCTTATAAGGAAACCGATAAACCCAACCCTCTTTCTATTTATGGAAGAAGTAAGCTGGAGGGTGAACAAGCGGTTTTAAAAATTTACAACAGAAGTTTTGTAATAAGGACATCCTGGGTTTTTGGAATAGCCAACAAAAATTTTAATACCCAAGTTATCGAATGGTCTAAAAAAAATGAAGAACTAAAAATTGTTGATGATCAAGTATCCTCCCCCACTTACTCGTACGATTTGGCTGTATTTTCATGGATGCTTATAAATATGGGTACTTTCGGATTATATCATATGTCAAACGGCTCAGAAGCAAGCAAGTATGATCAGGCTAAATATATTCTGGAAAAAATCGGGTGGAATGGGAAGCTCGGCAGAGCAAAATCATCAGATTTTAATCTACCGGCTGAAAGACCCAAGTACAGCAAGTTGGACAGTGAAAAGCTGGAAAAGACAGTCGGAAAACAAATTCCTGACTGGAAAAATGCCGTAGACAGGTATGTTGAAGAATTAAATATTTAA